Proteins from a single region of Catenulispora acidiphila DSM 44928:
- a CDS encoding DUF2206 domain-containing protein, translating to MVACFGAYYLPGPLATLAGLWLILGAPTLLWAGMARRVVSRLDAALLVAFGFAVVTDFAVLLLVNFGGPLLGYRRPLSEVPLAAGFALVNLLIGTLSPRCERTVTWSRIRALPGLGAVAGLGALCLVLAVAGATRLNNGLGPQVSMLAYTAIAGLLVLLLVRHERYAVEVLELGVFFGAAALLLLTSLRGWLITGHDIQVEYEVYRLNLGGGHWVIGDYKTSYNACLSITLLPLALTKLTAISAAGVWKIVFPLMFAVAPVALFRSVHNLASRQVALLSAALFLTFPTFFTDMAYMARQEIAFVILGATAVVMSEQRGEARLRRYAMIPLLAGIVLAHYATAYVLVMVLGSGVVVTTAWRLLDRIGERRRARNGVPAETTDVWDYGDWDYAEEEDAETPAGQDGASAGLAASGAGMAGGAAAAGAGAGAGAGAGAIRRRSGTDQAPGTPAPKPTARAIPAFLTVWLVALTAVLAVGWAGPITHTSGQLTSTLTASWQEIIGHGSDVGSADTSNSLVGGSHVTDEQRMAAYLAETRASTAADRDQGSLYPQDVIDKFPTPVTAIPDLPLTSVGNGLQKAGVPVASLNGLVRFGIAAGIQLLLVIGTGVALLGLRYRRVRAELTPSRDQAALAVGSIAVLVLLTLVPQLTVDYSVLRALQQGIFFFGPFMAAGLLWALRWCGRYRTPVLAAVIAVMAVDLTGVVPRLTGGYQPQLALSDSGQYYDEYFPTSEEMDAATWLQNVYDHIPPDAQQTMLLQTSQDVFERIQSVYVGPAEGTVNPLMLQPGSYVMLGHAEVDQDRASIDYRGTAVPYVYPTGLLEDLKDKIYVSPGVEIYR from the coding sequence CTGCCCGGCCCGCTGGCCACGCTGGCCGGTCTGTGGCTGATCCTCGGCGCGCCGACGCTGCTGTGGGCGGGCATGGCACGGCGCGTGGTGTCCCGGCTCGACGCCGCGCTGCTGGTCGCCTTCGGCTTCGCCGTGGTCACCGACTTCGCCGTGCTGCTGCTGGTGAACTTCGGCGGCCCGCTGCTCGGCTACCGCCGGCCGCTCTCGGAGGTGCCGCTGGCGGCCGGGTTCGCGCTGGTCAACCTGCTGATCGGGACACTGTCCCCGAGGTGTGAGCGCACCGTGACCTGGAGCCGGATCCGGGCGCTGCCCGGGCTGGGCGCCGTCGCCGGCTTAGGTGCGCTGTGCCTGGTCCTGGCGGTCGCGGGCGCCACCCGGCTGAACAACGGGCTCGGCCCGCAGGTCAGCATGCTGGCGTACACCGCGATCGCCGGGCTGCTGGTCCTGCTGCTGGTCCGGCACGAGCGGTACGCGGTCGAGGTGCTGGAGCTCGGCGTCTTCTTCGGCGCCGCCGCCCTGCTGCTGCTGACCTCGCTGCGCGGCTGGCTGATCACCGGGCACGACATCCAGGTCGAGTACGAGGTCTACCGGCTCAACCTCGGCGGCGGCCACTGGGTCATCGGGGACTACAAGACCTCGTACAACGCCTGCCTGAGCATCACTTTGCTGCCGCTGGCCCTGACCAAGCTCACCGCGATCTCCGCGGCCGGGGTCTGGAAGATCGTCTTCCCGCTGATGTTCGCGGTGGCTCCGGTCGCGCTGTTCCGATCGGTCCACAACCTGGCGTCGCGGCAGGTGGCGCTGCTGTCCGCGGCGCTGTTCCTGACCTTCCCGACGTTCTTCACCGACATGGCCTACATGGCACGCCAGGAGATCGCCTTCGTCATCCTCGGCGCGACGGCCGTGGTGATGTCCGAACAGCGCGGAGAGGCCCGGCTGCGGCGCTACGCGATGATCCCCCTGCTCGCCGGGATCGTGCTCGCGCACTACGCGACGGCGTATGTGCTGGTGATGGTCCTGGGATCCGGGGTCGTCGTCACGACGGCCTGGCGGCTGCTGGACCGGATCGGCGAGCGGCGGCGGGCGCGGAACGGCGTCCCTGCCGAGACAACAGACGTCTGGGACTACGGCGACTGGGACTATGCCGAGGAAGAGGACGCCGAAACGCCGGCCGGCCAAGACGGTGCATCCGCCGGCCTCGCCGCGAGCGGCGCGGGCATGGCGGGCGGCGCGGCTGCTGCGGGTGCGGGTGCGGGTGCGGGTGCGGGTGCGGGTGCGATACGCCGGCGGTCGGGCACCGATCAGGCTCCAGGCACTCCGGCACCGAAGCCGACCGCCCGAGCCATCCCGGCCTTCCTCACCGTCTGGCTGGTCGCCCTCACCGCCGTCCTGGCCGTGGGCTGGGCCGGCCCGATCACCCACACCAGCGGGCAGCTGACCAGCACCCTGACCGCGTCCTGGCAGGAGATCATCGGCCACGGCTCGGACGTCGGCTCCGCCGACACCAGCAACAGCCTGGTCGGCGGCTCCCACGTCACCGACGAGCAGCGCATGGCCGCCTACCTGGCCGAGACCCGCGCCTCGACCGCCGCCGACCGCGATCAGGGGTCGCTGTACCCGCAGGACGTGATCGACAAGTTCCCGACCCCGGTCACCGCCATCCCCGACCTGCCGCTGACCTCGGTCGGCAACGGGCTGCAGAAGGCGGGGGTACCGGTGGCGAGCCTGAACGGCCTGGTCCGCTTCGGCATCGCCGCCGGGATCCAGCTCCTGCTGGTGATCGGCACGGGCGTGGCCCTGCTGGGCCTGCGCTACCGGCGGGTCCGCGCCGAGCTGACCCCCTCCCGGGACCAGGCCGCGCTGGCCGTGGGCTCGATCGCGGTCCTGGTGCTGCTGACGCTCGTCCCGCAGCTCACCGTCGACTACAGCGTCCTGCGAGCGCTCCAGCAAGGCATCTTCTTCTTCGGCCCGTTCATGGCCGCCGGGCTCCTTTGGGCGCTGCGCTGGTGCGGCCGCTACCGGACGCCGGTGCTCGCCGCGGTGATCGCGGTGATGGCCGTGGACCTCACCGGCGTGGTGCCGCGCCTGACCGGCGGCTATCAGCCGCAGCTCGCGCTGTCGGACTCCGGCCAGTACTACGACGAGTACTTCCCCACCAGCGAGGAGATGGACGCGGCCACCTGGCTCCAGAACGTCTACGACCACATCCCGCCCGACGCGCAGCAGACCATGCTGCTCCAGACCAGCCAGGACGTCTTCGAGCGTATCCAGAGCGTCTACGTCGGCCCGGCCGAGGGCACGGTGAATCCGCTCATGCTGCAGCCGGGCAGCTACGTCATGCTCGGGCACGCGGAGGTCGACCAGGACCGCGCGTCCATCGACTACCGGGGAACGGCGGTGCCGTACGTGTACCCGACCGGCCTGCTCGAAGACCTGAAGGACAAGATCTACGTCAGCCCCGGAGTGGAGATCTACCGATGA
- a CDS encoding cellulase family glycosylhydrolase: MANSKRRQWAFIGAAAAVVLAAAGIATAVTGGDPGQPSAFGHTPAASTTAASSTTAATSGTSGTVPAAPGTGSSSAPGTAAATSAGKPSALADMKWGLDYSDTLTFDTPAQLGTALDDAKRLGMDYIRVDFGWQDYQSFSNYAPDFGKFDNVVAAANARGLKVLATLDFPPPWARRAACKDTAACPPADNAVYAKFVKQAVARFSARGVHYWEVWNEPNIVAWAPTPDAADYTKLLVTVSAAIRAADPHAFILMGGLAANHPGNGGPFIKPYDFITAVAQNGGLKSIDAISYHPYPDGDPATSMTFQAISQSPTSIITALNQVGAPNMPIWITETGAAVGGTPAQQKESEAFQVQEAKREVEVLSSYPNVASFFWFSYQDVPADHLIYGVRRADGTYRPSFATLQQIIADAKKSR; this comes from the coding sequence ATGGCGAACAGCAAGCGACGGCAGTGGGCGTTCATCGGAGCCGCCGCGGCCGTGGTCCTCGCGGCCGCCGGCATCGCGACCGCCGTCACCGGCGGCGATCCCGGGCAGCCCTCGGCGTTCGGCCACACGCCGGCGGCGAGCACCACCGCGGCCAGCTCCACCACCGCGGCGACCTCGGGAACGTCCGGCACGGTCCCGGCCGCCCCGGGCACCGGTTCGAGCTCCGCGCCCGGAACCGCGGCGGCCACGAGTGCCGGCAAGCCCTCGGCGCTGGCGGACATGAAGTGGGGTCTGGACTACAGCGACACGCTGACGTTCGACACCCCGGCCCAGCTCGGCACCGCGCTCGACGACGCCAAGCGGCTCGGGATGGACTACATCCGCGTCGACTTCGGCTGGCAGGACTACCAGTCCTTCTCGAACTACGCGCCGGACTTCGGCAAGTTCGACAACGTCGTCGCCGCGGCGAACGCCCGCGGCCTGAAGGTGCTGGCCACCCTGGACTTCCCGCCGCCGTGGGCGCGCCGGGCCGCCTGCAAGGACACCGCCGCCTGCCCGCCCGCCGACAACGCGGTCTACGCGAAGTTCGTGAAGCAGGCGGTCGCGCGCTTCTCGGCCCGGGGCGTCCACTACTGGGAGGTGTGGAACGAGCCGAACATCGTGGCCTGGGCCCCGACCCCTGACGCGGCGGACTACACCAAGCTCCTGGTGACCGTCTCCGCGGCCATCCGCGCCGCGGACCCGCACGCCTTCATCCTGATGGGCGGCCTCGCGGCGAACCACCCGGGCAACGGCGGGCCGTTCATCAAGCCGTACGACTTCATCACGGCGGTGGCCCAGAACGGCGGACTGAAGTCCATCGACGCGATCAGCTACCATCCCTACCCGGACGGCGACCCGGCGACCAGCATGACCTTCCAGGCCATCAGCCAGTCGCCGACGAGCATCATCACTGCCCTGAACCAGGTCGGGGCGCCGAACATGCCGATCTGGATCACCGAGACCGGGGCGGCGGTCGGCGGCACGCCGGCCCAGCAGAAAGAATCGGAGGCCTTCCAAGTCCAGGAGGCCAAGCGGGAGGTGGAGGTGTTGTCCTCGTATCCGAACGTGGCGTCCTTCTTCTGGTTCTCCTATCAGGACGTGCCCGCCGACCACCTGATCTACGGGGTGCGCAGGGCCGATGGGACCTACCGGCCCTCCTTCGCCACCCTGCAGCAGATCATCGCCGACGCGAAGAAGTCACGATGA
- a CDS encoding glycosyltransferase family 4 protein, with translation MRILHIVNLGFEAGGAEKFVRMLRDGQTARGHQVRVVALEAPAGGRTVFADDLVPPVGGGPIGKLAGFVWHRGAHREVRRIMREFQPDCVHMHTIGGFSPAVFPATRGTARILTIHGPEDWTRKLLRWQVADNSGRIAPAALPRYLHLRLLMRPAYRLLGLRRIDGFAAPSRFVAGLIAADAGRVPVRVIPYAVDQAFTPAPVTEVWQTAYVGRLSPLKGADVLLEAFDILARTQPKARLVVVGDGPDRERLQARAAHLVAAGTVEFRGWLSPPEVAECLRGSALLAVPSTTPEIFGLTALEALELGRPLVASRIGALPELVGPDNGVLVAPGDAAALAEALAGLVGDAERLARLAEGSARRAEAFSLDRCLDEYEAWYREAAAAHGHP, from the coding sequence GTGAGAATTCTGCACATCGTCAACCTGGGCTTCGAGGCCGGGGGCGCGGAGAAGTTCGTCCGCATGCTGCGGGACGGCCAGACCGCCCGCGGCCACCAGGTCCGCGTGGTCGCCCTTGAGGCGCCGGCGGGCGGCCGGACGGTGTTCGCCGACGACCTGGTCCCGCCGGTCGGCGGCGGCCCGATCGGCAAGCTCGCCGGGTTCGTCTGGCATCGCGGGGCGCACCGTGAAGTGCGGCGGATCATGCGGGAGTTCCAGCCGGACTGCGTCCATATGCACACTATCGGCGGGTTCAGCCCGGCCGTGTTCCCGGCGACCCGCGGCACCGCGCGCATCCTCACGATCCACGGTCCCGAGGACTGGACCCGCAAACTGCTGCGCTGGCAGGTCGCCGACAACTCCGGCCGGATCGCGCCCGCCGCGCTCCCCCGCTATCTGCACCTGCGCCTCCTGATGCGGCCCGCCTACCGGCTGCTCGGGCTGCGCCGGATCGACGGCTTCGCCGCGCCGAGCCGGTTCGTCGCCGGGTTGATCGCCGCCGACGCCGGCCGCGTGCCGGTCCGGGTGATCCCGTACGCCGTCGACCAAGCCTTCACCCCGGCTCCGGTCACGGAGGTGTGGCAGACGGCCTACGTGGGCCGTCTAAGCCCTCTGAAGGGCGCGGACGTCCTCCTGGAGGCGTTCGACATCCTGGCCCGCACACAGCCCAAGGCGCGGCTCGTGGTGGTCGGCGACGGCCCGGACCGGGAACGGCTGCAGGCACGCGCCGCGCACCTGGTGGCGGCCGGCACCGTCGAGTTCCGCGGCTGGCTGTCCCCACCGGAGGTCGCCGAGTGCCTGCGCGGCTCGGCGCTGCTGGCTGTGCCGTCGACGACCCCGGAGATCTTCGGGCTGACCGCCCTGGAAGCGCTGGAGCTGGGCCGCCCCTTGGTCGCCAGCCGGATCGGGGCGCTGCCGGAACTGGTCGGGCCGGACAACGGGGTACTGGTCGCCCCCGGCGACGCCGCGGCACTGGCCGAGGCGCTCGCCGGGCTGGTCGGCGATGCCGAGCGGCTGGCACGGCTCGCCGAAGGCTCAGCGCGGCGCGCCGAGGCGTTCAGCCTCGACCGCTGCCTCGACGAGTACGAAGCCTGGTACCGGGAAGCCGCCGCGGCCCACGGCCATCCGTAG
- a CDS encoding glycosyltransferase family 4 protein, translated as MSEAAAGPLKVLLVSHYYPPHMGGIENVVHSEARYLTAAGVQVTVLTSGERSSVTDEDGVRVVRVRAWNGLERKAGVPFPILGPKLLRRALRWARWADVVHIHDAFYQTSWAALTAAKLTGTPTVATQHVALVHHDSAAVGLVQKAVYASAGRLLMRTARTVLTMNSDVAAFVRGLGARPERIRHLPNGTDTALFRPVRDAAEQAAERERLGLPAEGVLVLFVGRFVPKKGFDLLLAAQDPGYHLVFAGGPAEALSGAGDSAIYLGSLSPADVAAAYRACDVFALPSTSEGFPLTVQEAMSSGLAVVTTDDSGYAAYDLDRDRVSLVDRDTETLRVRLREIAADSELRRQMGKYAREYAVECFAWPDHASKLIETYRSAIRPGTSSADRG; from the coding sequence ATGAGCGAGGCCGCCGCCGGACCACTCAAAGTCCTTCTCGTCAGCCACTACTACCCGCCGCACATGGGCGGCATAGAGAACGTGGTGCACTCCGAAGCCCGGTACCTGACCGCCGCGGGGGTGCAGGTGACGGTCCTGACGAGCGGGGAGCGGAGCAGCGTCACCGACGAGGACGGGGTCCGCGTGGTGCGGGTCCGGGCTTGGAACGGCCTGGAGCGCAAGGCCGGAGTGCCGTTCCCGATCCTGGGACCGAAGCTTCTGCGCCGCGCGCTGCGCTGGGCACGGTGGGCCGACGTGGTGCACATCCACGACGCCTTCTATCAGACCTCGTGGGCCGCGCTCACGGCGGCGAAGCTGACCGGTACCCCGACGGTGGCCACGCAGCACGTCGCGCTGGTGCACCACGACTCGGCAGCCGTCGGCCTGGTGCAGAAAGCGGTCTACGCGAGCGCCGGACGGCTGCTCATGCGGACCGCGCGCACTGTCCTCACGATGAACTCCGACGTCGCCGCCTTCGTCCGCGGCCTCGGCGCGCGGCCGGAGCGGATACGACACCTGCCGAACGGTACCGACACCGCGTTGTTCCGCCCGGTCCGGGACGCCGCCGAGCAGGCCGCCGAACGCGAGCGGCTGGGACTGCCGGCCGAGGGCGTGCTGGTCCTGTTCGTCGGGCGGTTTGTGCCCAAAAAGGGTTTCGATCTGCTGCTCGCGGCTCAAGATCCGGGATACCACTTGGTGTTCGCCGGCGGGCCTGCCGAAGCGCTGTCCGGCGCGGGGGACTCCGCGATCTACCTCGGTTCCCTCTCCCCCGCCGACGTGGCCGCGGCATACCGGGCCTGCGACGTCTTCGCCCTGCCCTCGACCTCCGAGGGGTTCCCGCTCACCGTCCAGGAGGCGATGAGTTCCGGGCTCGCCGTCGTCACCACCGACGACAGCGGGTACGCGGCCTACGACCTGGATCGTGATCGCGTATCGTTGGTGGACCGGGACACGGAGACGCTCCGCGTCCGGCTACGGGAGATAGCCGCGGACTCCGAGCTGCGCCGGCAGATGGGCAAGTACGCCCGGGAGTACGCGGTGGAGTGTTTCGCGTGGCCGGACCACGCCTCCAAGCTGATCGAGACCTACCGTTCGGCGATCCGCCCGGGGACGAGTTCCGCCGACCGGGGATGA
- a CDS encoding glycosyltransferase family 2 protein — protein sequence MSAAKTPRVSVVIPCAPQQPYLEETLLSVQKQTFQDWEVVLVLDGECEENRRMAAVLPDDRIQIVVTARPRSGIAAARNAGLPVCRGDLVAFCDGDDLCEPERLAHQVAEFDRRPALGMLATWSRRFDSATGADLGPRRCPSDSEELARKLLLFNTVTVSTVMARPEVVREAGNFRDAAIQCEDYDLWLRILGRAEVAALPEELVRYRVHEGQFSHRAKIMPQSGLLRREKLAAARRLGWSVSVARIKHLAWVGVQLANRRF from the coding sequence ATGAGTGCCGCCAAGACGCCGCGGGTGTCCGTGGTCATCCCGTGCGCCCCGCAGCAGCCCTATCTCGAGGAGACGCTGCTCTCCGTCCAGAAGCAGACCTTCCAGGACTGGGAGGTCGTCCTGGTGCTGGACGGCGAGTGCGAGGAGAACCGGCGCATGGCCGCCGTGCTCCCCGACGACCGGATCCAGATCGTCGTCACCGCGCGCCCCCGCTCCGGCATCGCCGCGGCCCGCAACGCCGGCCTGCCCGTGTGCCGCGGCGACCTGGTGGCGTTCTGCGACGGGGACGACCTCTGCGAACCGGAGCGGCTGGCCCACCAGGTCGCCGAGTTCGACCGCCGTCCCGCTCTGGGGATGCTCGCCACCTGGTCCCGCCGCTTCGACAGCGCCACCGGCGCGGACCTCGGCCCGCGCCGCTGCCCCTCCGACTCCGAGGAGCTGGCCCGCAAGCTGTTGCTGTTCAACACGGTGACGGTTTCCACCGTGATGGCGCGCCCGGAGGTCGTGCGCGAGGCCGGGAACTTCCGCGACGCCGCGATTCAGTGCGAGGACTACGACCTCTGGCTCCGGATCCTCGGCCGCGCCGAGGTGGCCGCGCTGCCGGAGGAGCTGGTGCGCTACCGCGTGCACGAGGGACAGTTCAGCCACCGGGCGAAGATCATGCCGCAGAGCGGCCTGCTGCGCCGCGAGAAGCTGGCGGCCGCGCGGCGGCTGGGGTGGAGCGTTTCGGTGGCACGGATCAAGCACCTGGCGTGGGTCGGGGTGCAGCTGGCGAACCGGCGCTTTTAG
- a CDS encoding lipopolysaccharide biosynthesis protein, translating into MDPEGGGEEASGNAGTKMLRNSLFLMASAGLTAGIGFIFWAVVAHLYSSTQIGLATTLLSAISLISFLSTFGFGQTMIRFQAEGPARHRQVSVMLALVAGASFVLGTGYVLIVKVISPDLAFVRDKPLYSVVLIVICVFATVNLVTDSVFLSARRAEYNTLVDGVIQSVSKLAVPMFVVGMGAMGIVAASGIGYVVATLASIYFMYRKLGFRFSFHLGGTRIRETAGYSVATQFSSLLNLIPQLALPIITLRWLGPDNVTYYYLGSQIAALLSTGSYAIGSALFSEGAHDPEQLRSLMKRSATIMTAVMVPGVAAVILVREPLLGLFGSKYPGHAQGLLTVLALGALAVAFHTWASSALRITGRMKPLLGSNLVYMVATLALALGFAHRGLNWIGWSWALGNLASGLFAVAFVPGAKLAALAEGDAEYDDYYDELEPEEDLAPAGQRIPAGVGAAAPSGGPRDRPTPRPRQSPWVGVGDSTAITEPMFFPWNSREQRGRSDRFDAYERQRSRPPQPTGGLRMRPRSMPRQAGPVVPPPSALEETQILRPIVVPDSFFRPEPEDRDPRAQRPGAGEADERWRPPEQ; encoded by the coding sequence TTGGACCCCGAGGGCGGCGGCGAGGAGGCAAGCGGCAACGCGGGCACGAAGATGCTCCGCAACTCGCTGTTCCTCATGGCCTCCGCCGGCCTCACCGCCGGCATAGGTTTCATATTCTGGGCGGTCGTCGCCCACCTCTACAGCTCGACCCAGATCGGTCTGGCCACCACGCTGCTGTCGGCGATCTCGCTCATCTCGTTCCTGAGCACCTTCGGGTTCGGGCAGACGATGATCCGGTTCCAGGCAGAGGGCCCAGCGCGGCACCGCCAGGTGTCGGTGATGCTGGCACTCGTGGCCGGTGCCAGCTTCGTGCTGGGCACGGGCTACGTCCTGATCGTGAAGGTGATCTCCCCCGATCTCGCGTTCGTCCGCGACAAACCCCTCTACTCCGTGGTCCTGATCGTCATCTGCGTCTTCGCCACGGTCAACCTGGTGACCGACTCGGTGTTCTTGTCCGCGCGCCGGGCCGAGTACAACACCCTGGTCGACGGCGTCATCCAGAGCGTGTCCAAGCTGGCGGTCCCGATGTTCGTGGTCGGCATGGGCGCCATGGGAATCGTGGCGGCCTCCGGGATCGGCTACGTCGTGGCCACGCTGGCCTCGATCTACTTCATGTACCGGAAGCTGGGTTTCCGGTTCTCCTTCCATCTCGGCGGCACCCGGATCCGTGAGACGGCAGGCTACTCGGTAGCCACGCAGTTCTCCTCGCTGCTGAACCTGATACCGCAGCTCGCCTTGCCGATCATCACGCTGCGCTGGCTGGGACCCGACAACGTCACCTACTACTACCTGGGCTCCCAGATCGCGGCCCTGCTGTCGACCGGCTCCTACGCCATCGGCAGCGCCCTGTTCTCCGAAGGCGCCCACGACCCGGAGCAGCTTCGCAGCCTGATGAAGCGGTCCGCGACGATCATGACCGCGGTGATGGTCCCGGGCGTGGCGGCCGTGATCCTGGTCCGTGAGCCGCTGCTGGGCCTGTTCGGCAGCAAGTACCCCGGCCACGCGCAGGGACTGCTGACAGTGTTGGCGCTCGGCGCCCTCGCGGTCGCCTTCCACACCTGGGCCAGCAGCGCGCTGCGGATCACCGGACGGATGAAGCCGCTTCTCGGCAGCAACCTGGTGTACATGGTCGCGACGCTGGCGCTCGCGCTGGGCTTCGCCCACCGCGGCCTGAACTGGATCGGCTGGTCCTGGGCGCTGGGAAACCTGGCCTCCGGACTGTTCGCCGTGGCGTTCGTCCCGGGCGCGAAGCTGGCGGCACTGGCCGAGGGCGACGCGGAGTACGACGACTACTACGACGAGCTGGAACCCGAGGAGGACCTCGCACCCGCCGGGCAACGGATCCCGGCCGGTGTCGGCGCCGCAGCGCCCTCAGGCGGGCCGCGAGACCGTCCGACGCCCCGTCCGCGGCAGAGCCCCTGGGTCGGCGTCGGCGACTCGACAGCCATCACCGAGCCGATGTTCTTCCCCTGGAACAGCCGGGAACAGCGAGGACGCAGCGACCGCTTCGACGCCTACGAACGCCAGCGCTCGCGCCCCCCGCAACCGACCGGAGGCCTGCGCATGCGGCCGCGCTCCATGCCCCGCCAAGCCGGACCGGTCGTGCCGCCGCCCTCAGCGCTGGAGGAGACCCAGATCCTGCGGCCGATCGTCGTACCCGATTCCTTCTTCCGCCCGGAGCCCGAAGACCGCGATCCCCGGGCCCAACGACCCGGGGCAGGCGAGGCGGACGAGCGCTGGCGGCCTCCGGAGCAGTGA
- a CDS encoding carboxylate--amine ligase, translated as MSLKASVDVDTATDAVLLKLDRNVFHHGGLGVIRSLGRLGIRVHAMREDRFAPAGVSRYARRTVSPMPDRADPHDVLDLLDRLADRLPGPAVLITTDDAGAILLAEHGDKLRPRYLFPDPPADLPRRAAGKATLAEICRAAGVPHPATTVPVDAAEATAFADACGYPVVAKVNLPWMADRAAGLHSTTVVRSREEMLALVQRARRATGDGPDTGLLLQEYLAPAPCGTLQDWFFHGYFDADSRCLFGHTGIKVRSFPIHAGLTSYGRWESNERLRDEAVALLSGLGYRGPVDLDYRWDPRDDSYRLLDLNPRLGAQFRLFQDSAGIDVVRAMHLDLTGRAFSPGEAVAGRSLFVENFDPIAALAYRRDENLTMRSWLASVRAADEAAWFARDDLAPFFLTGARALWQAAANRLRR; from the coding sequence ATGTCACTGAAGGCGTCGGTTGATGTGGATACCGCCACCGACGCCGTGCTTCTGAAGCTTGACCGGAATGTCTTCCATCACGGCGGGCTCGGAGTGATCCGCAGCCTGGGACGGCTGGGAATCCGGGTCCACGCCATGCGCGAGGACCGGTTCGCTCCGGCCGGGGTCTCCCGCTACGCGCGCCGGACGGTGTCGCCGATGCCGGACCGCGCCGATCCCCACGACGTCCTCGATCTGCTGGACCGGCTCGCCGACCGGTTGCCCGGCCCGGCGGTCCTGATCACCACCGACGACGCGGGCGCGATTCTGTTGGCCGAGCACGGTGACAAGCTGCGTCCCCGCTACCTGTTCCCCGACCCGCCGGCCGATCTGCCGCGCCGGGCGGCGGGGAAGGCGACGCTCGCCGAGATCTGCCGTGCCGCCGGGGTGCCGCATCCGGCGACGACGGTTCCGGTGGACGCCGCCGAGGCGACGGCGTTCGCGGACGCGTGCGGATATCCGGTCGTGGCCAAGGTGAATCTGCCTTGGATGGCCGACCGCGCGGCCGGATTGCACAGCACGACAGTGGTCCGCAGCCGCGAGGAGATGCTGGCGCTGGTCCAGCGGGCCCGCCGGGCGACCGGTGACGGCCCGGATACCGGCCTGCTGCTTCAGGAATACCTTGCGCCCGCGCCGTGTGGCACGCTCCAAGACTGGTTCTTCCACGGCTACTTCGACGCCGACTCGCGGTGTCTGTTCGGTCACACCGGAATCAAGGTGCGGTCCTTCCCGATCCACGCGGGCCTGACCAGCTACGGCCGGTGGGAGTCGAACGAGCGGCTGCGCGACGAGGCGGTCGCGCTGCTGTCCGGGCTGGGCTACCGAGGTCCGGTCGACTTGGACTACCGGTGGGACCCGCGCGACGACAGCTACCGGCTTCTGGACCTCAATCCCCGGCTGGGCGCGCAGTTCCGGCTGTTTCAGGACTCGGCCGGCATTGACGTCGTCCGAGCCATGCACCTGGACCTCACCGGGCGCGCCTTTTCCCCGGGAGAGGCGGTGGCCGGCAGATCGCTGTTCGTCGAGAACTTCGACCCGATCGCGGCCCTGGCCTACCGGCGGGACGAGAACCTCACCATGCGGTCCTGGCTGGCCTCTGTGCGCGCCGCGGACGAGGCCGCCTGGTTCGCCCGGGACGATCTCGCGCCGTTCTTCCTGACCGGCGCCAGGGCGCTGTGGCAGGCGGCGGCGAACCGCCTTCGCCGGTAG